A stretch of the Gavia stellata isolate bGavSte3 chromosome 11, bGavSte3.hap2, whole genome shotgun sequence genome encodes the following:
- the NEU4 gene encoding sialidase-4 — protein MGSRHFPARTVLFEKESNGVTYRVPALLYLPCVAKLLAFAEERLSADDAHANLLVLRRGTVYGSYVEWEDMRVLETATLQHHRSMNPCPLYDEFTGTLFLFFITVLGRTPEAYQIVTGQNVTRLCCVTSADQGLSWSTAMDLTQQVIGGAIKDWATFALGPGHGIQLRSGRLLVPAYSYHIDCKECFGQLCKTTPHSFAFYSDDHGRGWRFGEFIPNLQTGECQLVSVDEEDGSNVLYCNARSPLGYRVQALSTDDGAVFHGGQLVQRLVEPPHGCHGSVIGFPAPFVYVPAVPQGSARQLLPGMLPRFRHLPAQPAAGHDSHAHSIASVRGDPAVTPSPAPFFQAPTWVLYSHPTSSMSRVNMGIHLSTFPRDVESWTEPWVIYEGPSAYSDLAYMELPYNEVSISGSPAIAFACLYENGTRSPYEQISISMFTLHDVLQNIPLTATAPRRDGGLPRRRKQGRRNCRVS, from the exons ATGGGTTCCCGGCACTTCCCCGCCCGGACCGTGCTCTTCGAGAAGGAGTCCAACGGCGTCACGTACCGCGTACCTGCCCTGCTCTACCTGCCCTGTGTGGCCAAGCTTCTGGCTTTCGcggaggagcggctgagcgcCGATGATGCCCACGCCAACCTGCTGGTGCTGCGCCGCGGCACCGTCTATGGGAGCTACGTGGAG TGGGAAGACATGCGTGTGCTGGAGACGGCGACGCTGCAGCACCACCGGTCGATGAACCCCTGCCCGCTCTACGACGAGTTCACCGGCaccctcttccttttcttcatcaCGGTGCTGGGCAGGACGCCCGAAGCCTACCAGATCGTCACCGGCCAAAACGTCACCCGCCTCTGCTGCGTCACCAGTGCTGACCAGGGCCTGAGCTGGAGCACGGCCATGGACCTGACGCAGCAGGTCATTGGCGGGGCCATCAAAG ACTGGGCAACATTTGCGCTGGGCCCCGGGCACGGGATCCAGCTGCGGTCCGGCCGGCTGCTGGTGCCCGCCTACAGCTACCACATCGACTGCAAGGAGTGCTTCGGGCAGCTCTGCAAGACCACCCCTCACTCCTTCGCCTTCTACAGCGACGACCACGGCCGGGGCTGGCGCTTCGGCGAGTTCATCCCCAACCTGCAGACGGGCGAGTGCCAGCTGGTCTCGGTGGACGAGGAGGACGGTTCCAACGTCCTCTACTGCAACGCCCGCAGCCCCTTGGGCTACAGGGTCCAGGCACTCAGCACGGACGACGGGGCTGTCTTCCATGGGGGGCAGCTGGTCCAGCGGCTGGTTGAGCCCCCCCATGGCTGTCACGGCAGCGTCATCGGCTTTCCCGCACCTTTCGTGTatgtccctgctgtcccccagggctcagctcGTCAGCTGCTCCCCGGGATGCTCCCCAGGTTTCGGCACTTGCCCGCCCAGCCGGCAGCGG GGCATGACAGCCATGCCCACAGCATCGCCTCGGTCCGAGGGGACCCTGCGGtgacccccagccccgctcccttCTTCCAAGCGCCGACGTGGGTCCTCTACTCCCACCCCACCAGCTCCATGTCACGGGTCAACATGGGAATTCACCTGAGCACCTTCCCCAGGGATGTGGAAAGCTGGACCGAGCCGTGGGTCATCTACGAGGGCCCAAGTGCTTACTCAGACCTGGCTTACATGGAGCTGCCCTACAACGAGGTCTCCATCTCTGGTAGCCCAGCCATCGCTTTCGCCTGCCTCTACGAGAACGGGACACGGTCGCCCTACGAGCAGATTTCCATCAGCATGTTCACACTGCACGATGTGCTCCAGAACATCCCCCTGACAGCCACTGCTCCCCGGCGGGACGGTGGCCTCCCACGCCGCAGGAAGCAGGGGCGAAGGAATTGCCGTGTCTCCTAG
- the GAL3ST2 gene encoding galactose-3-O-sulfotransferase 2 produces the protein MKTPGCTSRYIKCLIIFSLSLGLIFLLGFFRMKNKNYIISKSHKELLIPSTSCRARTNVMFLKTHKTASSTILNIMFRFVERYNLTVALPAGQLVHLGYPKTFLADFVEEFQAIGQNYNIMCNHLRFNALEVQKVMAANTFYFSILRNPIHQLESSYVYYKDSVPAFRISKDVNKYLASPMKYYRPADYKQNIYARNIMWFDFGYNNNAKDNKKYIQAVLKKIERNFHLILIADYFDESMILLKHTLCWDLDDVIYFKLNSRSQDTVQTLTPESKERIKVWCSLDWKLYLHFNQSFWRRIEETIGLKELEKEVNHLRMRQKELMETCLLDQEAVGKEHIKNKALLPFQSGAANILGYNLRQDLDNRTLRTCQKMIMPELQYMSYLYAVQHPHKKRKQLGLPLLWPSFQEKMQLPAPS, from the exons GTATATCAAATGTCTCATCATTTTCAGCCTTAGTCTGGGACTCATCTTCCTGTTGGGATTCTTCCgtatgaagaataaaaattacat AATCTCGAAGAGCCACAAGGAGCTGCTGATACCGTCCACATCTTGCCGCGCCAGGACTAACGTCATGTTCCTCAAGACCCACAAGACAGCCAGCAGCACCATCCTGAACATCATGTTCAGGTTTGTGGAGAGGTACAACCTCACCGTCGCCCTCCCAGCTGGCCAGCTCGTCCACCTGGGCTACCCGAAGACCTTCCTTGCCGACTTTGTGGAGGAATTTCAAGCCATAGGACAAAACTACAATATCATGTGCAACCACCTGCGGTTTAACGCCTTGGAG GTGCAAAAGGTGATGGCAGCAAACACCTTCTACTTCTCCATCCTGAGGAACCCCATTCATCAGCTGGAGTCTTCCTACGTCTACTACAAGGACAGTGTCCCTGCCTTCAGGATCTCCAAGGACGTGAACAAGTACCTGGCGTCACCGATGAAGTATTATCGTCCGGCGGATTACAAGCAAAACATCTACGCCAGGAATATCATGTGGTTTGACTTTGGCTACAATAATAATGCAAAGGACAACAAAAAGTACATCCAGGCGGTCTTGAAGAAGATTGAACGGAACTTCCATCTGATCTTGATAGCAGACTACTTTGATGAGTCCATGATCCTCTTGAAGCACACTTTGTGCTGGGATCTGGATGACGTGATTTACTTTAAGCTCAATTCCAGAAGCCAGGACACTGTCCAGACCTTGACTCCGGAAAGCAAGGAGCGGATAAAAGTGTGGTGCTCGCTGGACTGGAAGCTCTACCTGCACTTCAACCAGAGCTTCTGGCGGAGAATTGAGGAGACCATAGGACTTAAGGAGCTGGAAAAGGAGGTGAATCACCTGCGAATGAGACAGAAGGAGCTCATGGAGACCTGTCTCTTGGACCAGGAGGCAGTGGGGAAGGAACACATCAAGAACAAAGCTCTCCTGCCTTTCCAGTCAGGGGCTGCAAATATCCTTGGGTACAACCTCAGACAAGACTTAGACAACAGGACTCTGAGAACCTGCCAGAAAATGATTATGCCAGAGCTCCAGTACATGTCCTATCTTTACGCTGTTCAACATCCGCACAAGAAGAGGAAGCAGTTAGGGTTGCCCTTGCTGTGGCCCAGTTTCCAGGAGAAGatgcagctcccagctcccagctAG